The Lolium rigidum isolate FL_2022 chromosome 1, APGP_CSIRO_Lrig_0.1, whole genome shotgun sequence region AGAGTGTGTAGAGCAGTAtgggcttgaagttgttgaggccGAAGAGGCCGTCGGGCCTTCTTCTGTACTTCAACATGGATGGATAAATGTAGAGCAGGTGGGTGTCGTGCCTTGTACAAAAAAGAGGGCGAGATAGCTGGTTTCCTGATGCTGCTGTGGATCTCGGGGTGCGTGATTAGGGCCAGCAGAGGAGATTAATAAGATGGAACAATATTTCGTACACTCCTTTCCATCCTTTCATCTTTCAGCGGGAGTAATATTTCAGAGATAACACTAGAATAAAATATTTCTCTAGAATGTCTACAAACTGAATAAAGCTGATAAATCACTAGTCAGTAGCAGATCAGTCCAGCTGTGCAAAAACAAGGAGTAAAAGATGCAAGCACTCTCCTTGGTCCAGTAGCAGTATTTCAGATCATATTCTCGAATTTTTCAACTGCTTTGGAAATATTCTTCATCTCATTTAAAACTGCTATGTACATAAAAACAGATAAGTAGCTGAGCATAGTAGTAATTACATGAATGTAACAAATAGCATTTAGCATGACCTAGTTATGCTTCCTTCATCCTTCACTTCATGACAAAATAACTTCCAGCTCAAACAAACAGCTGCATCTAGGAAACCATGAGTACTGCTCCAATCAACCTTATAATACACAAATCAATAGATGGTTGAGAAAGGTGTGCAATAACGTGAATTCAGTGTAGCATATTCCCATTCTACATCTTATCTAATAGTACGAAAAAAACAAAATTACCGAACATCATCCCGATTCCTATCATGTATGTTTATAAGAGGCAATCACTTCAATAACAGTGATAGAAAAAATACTCAACAGCTATCAGGACAGATCAAACCAACCAAAAAAAACTTCAGCAATTCAAAATACCAATAGCACAAACATGAAACCAAACCACAAACAAGTCAACCTACAGTTGTGCAATCAGCAGCAAAATGGTATAAAAAATTAGAAAAGCGCGCACCAGGAGAAGGTCCCCACCAAAATCACTCCCCCTAAATGCAGGTTCACAATACACCTTCCATAAACATCTGCATGGTTCTTGATAACCACTAGAAAAGGTTTTTTTTACATGGCAGGGAAGGCACAATGCAACAGAGAAACAACTAGCTAGGGAACTTGCACAGGTCAATGTCGACGCTTGCACCTAAACCTACAGACCATCCAATTCCATGTTTGCCCATATGTTGGATCTTTCTGGTTCAGAAAATAGGCAAACGACATTATTATGATACAAAAGCAAGATGAGCAGACCACCATTAGAGGATCGCATCACATCTATGCATAATAGTGTTACTTCAGGTCTTGCATTACATACTCTCgtgcttcctcttcttctccttctgatTGGATGCAAGCTTGGAAATGAGCTCCTTCAAAACAGAGGGATAGGTCGTAGTTATATGCTCCCAGTCATCACTCGCCATAATTTTATCCAAACACTTGGGAGATTGGACTTGGATAAACTTCAAGCATGCCTCCTTCAATCCAGGGCAGTGGTGCTGCTCTGCTAGAGCAAGAGTGGACAACACACAGCTCACGCCTATGTTGTTGGACAACTGGTCTTCACACAagaacttgagccgttggatatcaTATCTATCTGCGGCTACAAACAAGTGTTGCACCCATTGCACACACCTGAGAAAAACTACCTGCTCTATTGCATcctcttcttgtccttcttccacAACTTCTGACATCTTACCCTCTACTGATTCCTCCTCATCctgtccttcttcctcctccaccttaggGAATGAATCTGTGTAGATGAACCTAAGCAaagctgcaaacacttttgcttcCATGTCTTTGATCTCTATGGCACTGGATGTAGTTTTCTCTGCCATGGGGCCAAAGAGTTGTGCCATGAAGACTGTAGATCGGGCTGCAAGAACACACCGGTGTGCAAGGAACGTCTCACCGCTGACCTCGAATGTCACATCAGCACCCACATTACTCTGAAGGAGATTGTTAAAATGGTGGCTTATGTCAGGCATGGTCCCACCGGCATACTGTGTGGTATCCTTGAAAATCATGATGTCACACCGGATGGTGAAACAATCATCCTTCAGATTAGCTGATTGTTCAAGTTCATCTCTTCTCACAAACTCACAGAAGCCCCTGGAAGGAGTTTCGCTAGAGAAGTTGCATGTTTCAGTTGCGCGGAAGCGTACTGGCTTTTGATACTCAACCTCGTCAACGAAGCTAAACTCAAACTTCGCACCCACAGCCTCTTCCATAATGTCATCGTCACGgcgaagatagagagaaatgaagTCGGCACAACTCGGCCCCTCACTGTTAGGAAAGTAGTCAATGTGCCATTTATGGCCTCCTAGCATGAAAGGCCCAGAGCTGATGTCCTCTCCGATGGGTATCTCTTGTACGGTGCGCGAGTATTCTTTGACCATGAGCAGGTGGTACCCACAGTCCGTAGTGCCGACGACATCCGACGTGGTGCAGTGCTTTCCGTCGGTGACCACAGATACACCGGTGAACGATGACATGATGAAATCTGCAATTCGATCCAAAATCTACTCAATCAGTCAGTATTTTTGTTTATAAATCAAAACATACGCAGCTTGCATTGGCATTTCACATAGAGATAGGGTTCGGTTGCCATTTTCGTTTGTATTTTCTTTTGACAGTGTATTTTCGTCTGTGCTAGCACAACTTGTGTGCTCCAGTAGCATAACTAGATCCACATTTATAAAATCACATAGTACTAGGGGGCATACAAATCAGTGGGATACATCAAGCAGCTCACCGGGGGAGAGAGAGCAGCGAGCTCGGTGGAGCTCCTGCCTGGACGGCGTGCGCGGGCTACAGAGGCGCTCGGGGTGGAGAAGCTTGTCCTGCGGGAGGAGTTGCTCGGGCTGGAGGCGACGGCGGACTCGGTGCAGAGCCGCGGCGGCCGAGCTCTGTGCAGGGGCGGCGGGAGGCAGCACGGGCGGGGTCCTGAgacgggagaggcggcggcggcgggttgcTGCAGCTAGGGTTCGATGGGAGAGACAGACAATGGGGAGAATGCGAGAGGAGACGGGGCTTTGATACCACGAATGTGGCGTGTCGAAATACCAATGCTATGGGCACACGAATTCTTTGTGACAAGTGATGTACTCCGTGGATGATATGTGAGTGTATGTG contains the following coding sequences:
- the LOC124684739 gene encoding BTB/POZ and MATH domain-containing protein 1-like; amino-acid sequence: MSSFTGVSVVTDGKHCTTSDVVGTTDCGYHLLMVKEYSRTVQEIPIGEDISSGPFMLGGHKWHIDYFPNSEGPSCADFISLYLRRDDDIMEEAVGAKFEFSFVDEVEYQKPVRFRATETCNFSSETPSRGFCEFVRRDELEQSANLKDDCFTIRCDIMIFKDTTQYAGGTMPDISHHFNNLLQSNVGADVTFEVSGETFLAHRCVLAARSTVFMAQLFGPMAEKTTSSAIEIKDMEAKVFAALLRFIYTDSFPKVEEEEGQDEEESVEGKMSEVVEEGQEEDAIEQVVFLRCVQWVQHLFVAADRYDIQRLKFLCEDQLSNNIGVSCVLSTLALAEQHHCPGLKEACLKFIQVQSPKCLDKIMASDDWEHITTTYPSVLKELISKLASNQKEKKRKHESM